One window from the genome of Eucalyptus grandis isolate ANBG69807.140 chromosome 7, ASM1654582v1, whole genome shotgun sequence encodes:
- the LOC104454528 gene encoding NADH dehydrogenase [ubiquinone] 1 alpha subcomplex subunit 6 — MAFTLRSVKVPPNSASLEEARHRVFDFFRAACRSIPTVMDIYNLDDVVTKSHLRSAISAEIRKNLHVTNPKVIDMLLFKGMEELNNIREHAKQRHHIIGQYVVGNHGLVQDLGAKEKDMSDFLKSFYKSNYF, encoded by the exons ATGGCGTTTACGTTGAGGAGCGTGAAGGTGCCGCCGAACTCGGCGAGCCTGGAGGAGGCGAGGCACCGGGTGTTCGATTTCTTCCGGGCGGCCTGCCGATCCATCCCAACCGTCATGGATATCTACAACCTCGACGACGTCGTCACCAAGTCCCACCTCCGCTCCGCCATCTCCGCCGAGATCCGCAAGAACCTTCACGTCACTAACCCTAAg GTGATTGATATGCTTCTCTTCAAGGGGATGGAAGAACTCAACAATATTAGAGAGCATGCTAAGCAGAGGCACCACATCATTGGCCAATATGTGGTGGGAAATCATGGGCTTGTGCAGGATTTAGGCGCAAAGGAGAAGGACATGTCCGATTTCCTGAAAAGTTTTTATAAAAGCAACTACTTCTGA